Within Citrus sinensis cultivar Valencia sweet orange chromosome 1, DVS_A1.0, whole genome shotgun sequence, the genomic segment TGCATGTCAACCTTATTCATACCCTAAGCACTTTGTCACAGGCACCAGCCATACACATAAGCCAAACTGATCAGTGATCAGGTTCATCAAAGTTGTCTTTggtgtatatataaatatatataaatgtgcGTGCACTCTCATATGGGATGCCACAGCTATCCCTTGGCTTTGGGGCATAAATTGGTCAAGAATGGGTATCTTCCTTATGGAAGAACAGAAAAGAAGGGCATAACcttaaatttataagaaaatttgcattttctttttaaagattCTTAATATGTATTTCACTTGTTATCAGTTAACAGGCGACATACACGAGGAGGTAGAAAGTCATAATCGTTTGCTTGATCGAATGGTATGTTGCAGCTGTTCAACCTTCACATTTATTTAAGTTGAGATTTTTGTAGTTTTGAGTGGACTCTGTTGTGAAATAGGGCAACAGTATGGATGCATCAAGGGGTATCATGTCAGGAACCATGGATCGCTTTAAGATGGTATCCCAACTACATCTGCTATTCTAATTTTCATGTATGCTTGTCTCCATTTATTTCTGAAGCTGTTGGGAATTGGCTGATTACTGAAAATTGTTTCCCGTATAGGTGTTCGAGAAGAAATCTAACCGGAGAATATGTACTCTAGTGGGATCTTTTGTGGTTTCCTTCTTCGTTCTCTACTATCTCATTAGGTAAGTCATCTAATCGTGATAGCCATTATCAATAAATGATTATGTTTGAACAAAGCACTTGCGTTAACGTGAAATCCATTGAGTTTTGATGCTTGAATGGCTCAATTGATCTGCAGGATCATACACATTCTTGTTTATGTGAAAGGaagatttaaacaaaaaaaaaaaaaattggtattgTAATGCTGATAGATCTCTCTTTTCAGGGTCCTCATGCGTGGTTGAAGTAGAACATTAAATCTTGCCTGTGCAAGTCTGCAATTTGGGTATGGGAATTGGTTCACGTACAATTGTGCAGCTTGTAATCTTCATCGCTAAATCCTTTTTTccttatctttttgaaaatacGATTAAAAAAAAGCTCGGGGCTTTATGGAGAAAATTGGTTTATGAATATGCTAAACTGAATTGTCCATGAAAGAGGGCGGCCGTCATACTTTCATTACATGGGAATGTTAATAGACAGAGCTATCTAGGGACGTTTAGGAGTATATGCCTCTCACATTcattgattatatttttttattttttgaaaaaaaaattatagaaattttattgTCTCTTGAAATGTGGGATATATAATATCTGTATTGCTTCCTATCAAGTGGAATTAATTTAGATATTAGTAACTAAGAACTTGATTTAAGAaacttaaatactattttaGATCGAACGCCATCATCAGGAGATCCATGAAATGAGCTAACTTTTTTGTGTGGTAGAATCAATTAGTTTTCACTTAAGATTTGGCGTTTTATCAACTGTAGGTAcatcattgtttttttttttttttgacctAGAGCCTTTTCACAGCGTGTACATTGATTTTTTGAATCACtgtttaaattctttaaaccCTTTAATTCTAATATTCGATGGTTGTTCACAGCCTTTTCATGGTGGATACATTGATTTTTTGAAGCACgacttaaatattttaaatcttttctaaTATTCGAAGAATGCCCACGACTTCCTCATGCCGTATACATTGAATTTTTGAAGCTATGTCCAGATTTTTTAAACCCGctctaatatttgagggaTGTTTATTTCACTCATATTTCGTGAAGAAGAAACgatctccactcaattatttgataattgattaAGGATTGAAACTGATTCTATAATGCTTTTATAGATGTTTGAACTTTTGCTTTCACCATTGTAAGTGCAAGGGTTCTTTCACTGGGCCAAAGACACAAATTTTTACTTTGATAATTACAAGTGTAAGGGATCTTGCATTGAGCCGAAGGcgttgattttgaaaagaaaatttaaataaataaatcactatcttgattttactttttaacaCAATTGAGGGCgccattaaaaattaaaaactcgAATTTTGATAGAActctttatgttattttatttttatgaacttttattaaaagaaaaagggagaagagaaacgaAGAGtaacaaatcaattaaagTAAACCCTTTCATAGGAGAAATCTGAAAAAGAAAGTCCCAATTTGGCTAGCACCTATCGACAGATATGGGAGCATTGAAATTGGATACAACATATTATATTCTAACAATTCGACCACTAAATTGGCAAGCACTAAGAAGCTCGAAACCTGGACTAATTCATAAGACAAGCTGAATGATTGGTTGAATTTGCAATTTCAATagtttaaattaataacatgTATGATATATCTTAGCAAAGAAAGATGACTGATGAGTAAAAGGCATTGGAAACCAGCCTCAAAAAGTTTTAAAGCCTCTAAAAAACGGTACCATGGGAATAGATGAAAATGAgcataattcaataaaaataaccattGTTTAATGCTACAACTATTTTAATGTAAGTTTAGCTTAGTTTCTAAAAGTGTTAGAAATAGCATTCATTTGATTTTGCGGCAGTTCTTCAAAAATGGTATAAATTCCTCAGTTTTGAATACATCAAAAATTGCTGAGGGTACTTTTTCTGTATGAATTTATGGTAAAGCTAGAGTGTCTTCAATCATTAGAAAGATATCGTGCATAGGCTTCCAAATAAATATTGAAGTTGTTAACTTATgacaaacaaatattataaattagatGGGAAAGAAAACACGAATTTCGTGTGAAGGttgtatttttatgtaaatgtcTTGTTTAAAACTTTGATAAAGATTTATATTAACAATCATTGTCTtacttattattgttgttatcattattttccttGGTGAAATTCACCTCCCCATTCATTTCAAAAACTTCTTCCAAATTCTTGGGGTATTCTTAATTTTCGTTTTATATAACTTTTATCAACCTCTTGTACTCTTCTAtattcttaataatattttctttaactaaaaaaattattattattacttgaaAGGGAGAATTGtactgttattattttaattcatttttttctcgAAATATACGAAAAAAATGTTGGAggaaattaaatgtaaaaattgaGAGTAGAATTAGGTTTAGAGAGTTTTATCTCCTATTTTGATCTTAACGGTTTTAGATTGGTATTAGAAGATTACTTTTTGGGTGTTTTATGCATTGATAAGATTCCTATCATTTTAGTTGGAGTCGCTGCTTTTAGATCTTTGCATACATGGTCTTGCAAATCTGTTTATGATTCATGTTTAGATCTCACACTTCTCAGGTATTATCGGtataatcaataatatttcaaaactatatatatatatgtactgGGTCCAACTATGGTGCAATTGTAGTACTATACCATAGCTGCACCTAGCCATTGGATCCAGCTATCTAGCCATTGAATCTTTCACCATAACTGAATCCAATGGCTAGGTGCAGCTGTGGTACGGTACCACAGCTGCACCATATCTAAGTCCATATGCActtcatactttttttttttagtttaaggAGAGTCCATTTTAACTACCATATAAAAGacatttggattttttttttttgtgctatTTGTGAGAAGTCTAATTTTCTTGATCTATTTTGATACATTTGCCTGAGCTTATCCATGGTAATATTTTATGGTACGAAATAGGTCGAACTCGTCATAATCACggttgaattttaatttgttgtacTTTggctttaaaagaaaaaaaattaggagtGCTTTAAAAGCTTTACTTTGGCTTTAAAAGGAAACAATTAGGAGTGCTTTAAAAACTTTTCCAACCCGCACAAtctactttattattattattttgaattacatGAGACTAATACTTatattacaactcatattatatgagatttaCAACTAATATTTGCAACCATATAATTATTGGGACTAGTTTACATTAATGCTGCATTTACTTGTCAGTAATCGGAATGAGCTGGAATCAGAATGAGCTGGAATCGGAATAAGCTGGAATCGGAATGAGGTGGAATGAGAATGGAGAatgataatcaaaataaattgtttacttaAGCTGCAGGAATCGGAATCAGAATAGATTAGAATCCCattgatatgtttattttatcttggaaTCGGAATCATAATGGGCTAAATTGTTTCAAGTTACTAAAATGCCcttagttaattataataataactattattattattaaaattattgttaatatattaattaattatattcatatgttgttagtttattaattaattataatttatcattaataataataataataaaattaataacaataatcaaaataaaaaatatcatcatcagcaaaataataatccattttttttaaaaaaaaattttgtttcataatcggattcatcatcatcaacaaaataacCCATttccaacaaaataataataataataataataataaaggatattattattttcccacCAAAGGTATTCTGACACATCATGTCAGTACTACGGTTTGGGAAAACCATCAATTTACCACCAAACGTTTAAATTGTTAGTATTTTCCCACCATTCTGTTAAAACTCAGTTAATATGTAAcggaaaattcataaaaggtcaattttacccctagaGCGTAAAAGACCATGTAATtaaccttttatgaattttgtaattaaataatcatttgctattcttcctttttaaagggcaaaaattaccctttataAATCTTGTAAAATTGAACTTTTAAAAGATCatgtaattaatcttttatgaattttgtaattaaatcgtCATTTGTTGTTCTTCCTTCTTAAAGGGCAAAATCATCTTTTACGCTCCAGGGGTAAAATTgaccttttatgaatttttcgTTACATATTAACTGAGTTTTAACAGAATTGTAGGAAAATGCTAACAGTTTAAACATTTGATGGTAAATTGATGGTTTTACCAAACCGTGGTACTGACATAATGTGTCAGAATACCtttggtgggaaaatgataataataataataataataataataataataataatcatcatcatcatcatcatcatcaaattaatccatttcccaaataatcatcatcaacaaaaataatccatttccaaaaaaaaaaaacagcaacAATCAAAATCTCAATTGTCATTGTCATCAACAGCAACGGCAACGACAATCATCATCGTTAGCAGTAGCAGCAACATCAGATCAGAACCTTCGCCATTAAAGACGAAATGAGATGGGGGCGAAATCGAGACAGTGACGAATTCGACGCGGCCCAACGAAGACGAAACCGGCGACGAGTATCTGTCCACAGCCGACGAACCACGATGACAAAGACAGTGATGGCTGCAATGGTGATGGAAGCAACTCCGATGGCATTCGATTGGGAGGCACGGGTGAGAGAGTTTAGGttttaggaattttttttttcgctttttatattttttatctaaagTGAGGGTATTtctagaataataaaaaattaatatggatAGAGTAAAAAATTCTAGGAATGGGATTTTGATTCCCAAGCCCCCCCTTGGAAATTAGACTCCCATATTTGATTCTCAAATTGTTGTGGGGTCCACGAAAATGAATCCGATTCTGCTCcttattttagtaaataaacGCAGGAATGATTCCGATTCCAGATTCCCATTCCTGAATCCAACAAGTAAACGTAGCATAATTCTTATATAACACTACCCAGATTttaccctctctaatatttgaaggGTGtttactccactcacatttcgaaaAGGAGAAAACTACCTTCACTTAATTATatactataattaaataaaaaaataagttccTACATGCATCGTGGGAGCTCGAATCACTGCACTCACAGAGCACAACctgctttattattttaacaaaaataagaatattacTCTACTTGGAAATTCGTACCTCCTATACTCACCATAATCTTTAATTTCACCTCATTCCACTATTCACATAAACATACAACATCAGTACACACATCACGTCAACTAAATTTAAGCTTTAAAATAAGTTAAGAAGAGTCGCATTATAACAAAATCATTCCTTGCAAGCAAACTTAATATATCAGTCAATTGCCTCAAATTAATCTGTCACAACAAAGAGTAATAGTGACTTAAAAAAACGATGAGCAACGAAAAATGAATCGTATAATTATAGCCACAaatataatcttttatatatagatGCTATAACGATCTTGTAGATTTGACTAACTCACTAGTTCAATCAAGATTAACACAATCATTAGATGACGGACAATCCAGCACCTCTGATGGTCCACAAAAATGTATTGATATTGAGGCTGACTCTCCCATATTTGCTCACTTTGTGGAATCACTAGTGTGATAAAATCTACATGTAATTGATATCTTTGAAGATCTCATTTACTTGCCCACTTGTTAAATTACATTGATGCTTTTGATGAAAGTTTGTTTATGtactattttaaattttcaataacaGAAATAATTTACTTCGTATTTTCAAATTGCTCTCCgctttattttctaaatcGGCCAATCTCGATTAGGGGTTGAACAAACTAACTAATCCTTATAAGAAGACATTTTTTGCCAaatataattcttttagtTCAACAAATGTGGATATTCTCATagcaaaaaatgaaatcaccATATAGATTAATTTGTTAGATGGCGGATCAAAACAACccatataaaaaattgggagaattatcattaatttcatcatcTCCAAACTCTTATAAGTGCAACGACCATATATAATCCTGAGGAATCGTTGTGGCAATGCAGAAATAGTgattcaaagaaacaaaaaagtatATTACATTCCATATCCAATGGGGCCAACTACTGAACTAATAGTACCACCCAAAAAATTTTTGCTGACTTGCACTGCCTTTGATGTTGCTCTACTAGATGTTGCTCTATTAATTGCCAATTGCGGTGACTTGACAACTGATGGAAAATTTGTATACAAACCATACTCATTGCACTCACTTTAACAATAATTCTACTGTGTCATacctaaatatgaaaaatttgtaTACCGAATGCATTTCATTGTActtactttgaaaaatattatgtcTACTGTGCCGCAATCCAAATTATTGGTTCCAATTTATTGGCTTTCAGCCTCTCACAAGATCACCACATTATTAACTCATTAAGTCATCATCAATATTATGATACCTTCTATATAACGGTCTTATTTGATTCAGAATTGTGCAATGT encodes:
- the LOC102627317 gene encoding bet1-like SNARE 1-2 isoform X3 gives rise to the protein MSYRSREHRASKGALFDEYDGLEEGGLKASSSYSSGIDEHDNDKAIDGLKERAVFLKRLTGDIHEEVESHNRLLDRMGNSMDASRGIMSGTMDRFKMVFEKKSNRRICTLVGSFVVSFFVLYYLIR
- the LOC102627317 gene encoding bet1-like SNARE 1-2 isoform X2, which gives rise to MSYRREHRASKGALFDEYDGLEEGGLKASSSYSSGIDEHDNDKAIDGLKERAVFLKRLTGDIHEEVESHNRLLDRMGNSMDASRGIMSGTMDRFKMVFEKKSNRRICTLVGSFVVSFFVLYYLIRVLMRG
- the LOC102627317 gene encoding bet1-like SNARE 1-2 isoform X1, giving the protein MSYRSREHRASKGALFDEYDGLEEGGLKASSSYSSGIDEHDNDKAIDGLKERAVFLKRLTGDIHEEVESHNRLLDRMGNSMDASRGIMSGTMDRFKMVFEKKSNRRICTLVGSFVVSFFVLYYLIRVLMRG